Within the Ensifer canadensis genome, the region TCCTGCGCCACCAGTGCCGTCTGGGCAGCGTCCGAGCGCGTGTCCTTGGCCACCAGCTTGATCGGGAACTTGCCGGCAGCGCCGCCAGCCGCGTTGATTTCCTCGACGGCCATTTCCAGGCCCTTCAGCGACGGCTGGTCATAGGGAGCAAGGCCGCCGGTTTGGGCGGTGGCAAGACCGATGACCAAATCTTCGGCAAATGCCGGCAGCGGCGACAGCGCGAAGCCGCTAAGGATGGTGGTGAGGCACAGTGCCCTGAGATTCGATTTCATCGGTAAGCTCCCTCTTTCTGATTTCGTTTGCTGATCAAGCTGGATTGTGAAGGCTGCCTGTGCCCGGCCGGAGACCGGTGGCCTCGACAACCTCATGCTGCGCCCGCGCTGACGAACGGCGACGGCCGATATAGGCTTCGATCACAGCCGGGTTGGCCTGGATCTCCGCCGGTGTGCCGATGGCGATCTGCTGGCCCTTGTTGAGGACGACGACGATATCGCAGAGCCGCATGATCAGCTTCAGGTCATGCTCGACGACGAGCAGGCCGAGGCGGTACTTCGTGCGGATGCGGTCGAGCACGTGCATCAGTTCCTGCGTTTCGGCAGGGTTCATGCCGGCCGCCGGCTCGTCGAGCAGCAGGTAGCGCGGCCTCAAGGCCAGTGCGCGGGCGATCTCGAGACGGCGTTGCGCGCCATAGGAAAGTGTTCCGGCAAGCTGGTCGGAAAAGCCGTCGAGCCCAACCTCTGAAAGCACCAGCCGGGCGCTTTCCATCGGGTCCTCGCCATTGCCCTTCAAAGCACTCGCCGCCACCGTGACGTTTTCGAGCACGGTCAGGTTCTTGAACAGGCGGATGTTCTGGAAGGTGCGCGCGAGGCCGGCGACAGGAACCGCGTGAACCGACAGCGATGCGATATCTTTGCCGTCGATCAGCACGCGGCCACTCGACGGCGGAACGACGCCGGAGACGCTGTTGATCAGCGTCGACTTGCCGGCCCCGTTCGGGCCGATGAGACCGGTCACGAGACCCGGCTTGATCTCGAAATTGGCGTTTTCCAGCGCCACAAGTCCGGCGAATTTCTTGCCGAGATTTTCGACCTTGAGTGTTCCGCCCGGTGGGACCGGAGCAATTTTTTGCGCGCTGTCGGAGGCTGTCGCAGGCTTTGCGGCAAAGCGCTTCAACCAGGCAAGACGCTCATCCAGCTCGCGGACCCCGAAGATCCCGTCCTGGAGCCGATACATCACCACCAGGATCGCAACGCCGATGCCGATATCCGTGAGACCGAAGACCGTCGGAAGCGTGACGAAGCCGAGGTCGACACCGCCTTCGAGTTTGCGCAGAAGCTCGACGATCAGCATGATCACGGCCGTTCCGCCGACCGCACCCGAAACGGTGGTGACGCCACCGAGGATCAGCATGGCGAGCAGCACGAAGGTCAGGTTGAAATAGAAGTCCTTGGGCGAGAAGGCGCCGAGGAAATGCGCCAGCAACGCGCCCGCCGCCCCTGCCAGAATGGCGCCGAGGACCCAGCCGACAAACCGATGAAGCCTGACATTGACGCCGACGGCGGTCGAGGCGATCTCGTCCTCACGTGAGGCCCTCAACTTCAGCCCCGCGCTCGAATCCCGGTAGAGACGGGCGATGGCGATGGCGGCCACCGCAAAAGGCAACGCCACCCACAGATTGACCGCGCGCGGGATGCCGAAGAAGGTCTGGCTGCCGCGGGTGATATCGGTCGAGGCGACCAACACGACATGGACGATCACGAGAAAGCCGAGCGTCGCGATCGAAGCCGATGAACCGGCAAGGCGCGCGACGGGTATTCCGATCAGCACCGCGACTAGCGCCACGACCACCAGCGCCACGGCAAGCGCCGGCAGGAACGACATGCCGATGCCGGCGAGCCATTCCGGCAGGTGCGGCAGCGCCGTCTTCTGGACGATCGGGTTGATGGTGAGAAGGCCGGACGCATAGGCGCCGATCGCCATGAAGCCGACATGGCCGAAGGAAACGATGCCCGAATTGCCAGCATACATGCCGATGCCGAGCACTGCGATCACGTTGATCATGAACAGCGTCACGAGGCGCTCACCGCTCCCCGGAAAAACCAGCGAAGCGACGGCAGCGGCCACCAG harbors:
- a CDS encoding branched-chain amino acid ABC transporter ATP-binding protein/permease — translated: MVRVRRETVVGILLTSLPLLVAAAVASLVFPGSGERLVTLFMINVIAVLGIGMYAGNSGIVSFGHVGFMAIGAYASGLLTINPIVQKTALPHLPEWLAGIGMSFLPALAVALVVVALVAVLIGIPVARLAGSSASIATLGFLVIVHVVLVASTDITRGSQTFFGIPRAVNLWVALPFAVAAIAIARLYRDSSAGLKLRASREDEIASTAVGVNVRLHRFVGWVLGAILAGAAGALLAHFLGAFSPKDFYFNLTFVLLAMLILGGVTTVSGAVGGTAVIMLIVELLRKLEGGVDLGFVTLPTVFGLTDIGIGVAILVVMYRLQDGIFGVRELDERLAWLKRFAAKPATASDSAQKIAPVPPGGTLKVENLGKKFAGLVALENANFEIKPGLVTGLIGPNGAGKSTLINSVSGVVPPSSGRVLIDGKDIASLSVHAVPVAGLARTFQNIRLFKNLTVLENVTVAASALKGNGEDPMESARLVLSEVGLDGFSDQLAGTLSYGAQRRLEIARALALRPRYLLLDEPAAGMNPAETQELMHVLDRIRTKYRLGLLVVEHDLKLIMRLCDIVVVLNKGQQIAIGTPAEIQANPAVIEAYIGRRRSSARAQHEVVEATGLRPGTGSLHNPA